From the Lathyrus oleraceus cultivar Zhongwan6 chromosome 4, CAAS_Psat_ZW6_1.0, whole genome shotgun sequence genome, one window contains:
- the LOC127076152 gene encoding transcription factor bHLH57, whose translation MERLQGPINSSFFGEVNCLDQTLLDTESLRFEEDEQFLLSSLEDNMPFLQMLQSVESPQLIYKEPNFQTLLRLQHMKKPWEEDMAFIPRMDSHQQVQTTLEFESCVTHDVLEMQSPVKSESYELQHKVSASCIEKLSYECNQEETKTKTTCSKSQLGTTREKRKRKRTRPVKNKEDVENQRMTHIAVERNRRRQMNDHLSVLRSLMPSSYIQRGDQASIIGGAIDFVKELEQLLQSLEVQKRLKKNEEFGSSSSSSSPPEASYGMKLSCCEENEVKAENKSEVADIKVTLIQTHVNLKIECKRRCGQLIKVIVALENLRLTILHLNITSFESSVLYSLNLKIEEDCKLGTANDIAEAVHEIFNYINGN comes from the exons ATGGAGAGGCTTCAAGGACCCATCAATTCTTCT TTCTTTGGTGAAGTGAATTGTTTAGACCAAACATTACTTGACACAGAAAGTTTAAGATTTGAGGAAGATGAACAGTTTTTGTTATCAAGTTTAGAAGATAACATGCCATTTCTTCAAATGCTTCAAAGTGTTGAATCTCCGCAGTTAATTTATAAAGAACCAAACTTTCAAACGCTTTTGAGGCTTCAACATATGAAGAAACCATGGGAAGAAGACATGGCCTTTATTCCTAGAATGGATTCGCACCAACAAGTTCAAACAACATTGGAATTTGAAAGCTGTGTTACACATGATGTTCTAGAGATGCAGTCACCAGTGAAATCAGAAAGCTATGAACTTCAACACAAAGTTTCAGCTTCATGCATTGAGAAATTGAGCTATGAGTGTAACCAAGaagaaacaaaaacaaaaacaacatgTTCCAAATCTCAACTTGGGACAACAAGGGAAAAGAGGAAGAGGAAAAGAACAAGACCGGTTAAGAATAAGGAAGATGTTGAGAATCAAAGGATGACACACATTGCTGTGGAACGCAATAGGAGACGACAAATGAATGACCATCTTAGTGTTCTTAGGTCTCTTATGCCATCTTCTTATATTCAAAGG GGTGACCAAGCATCAATAATTGGTGGAGCAATAGATTTTGTGAAGGAGTTAGAACAATTGCTTCAATCTCTTGAAGTACAAAAAAGGTTAAAAAAGAATGAAGAATTTGGATCTTCATCCTCCTCCTCATCACCACCAGAAGCTAGTTATGGAATGAAATTATCATGTTGTGAAGAAAATGAGGTGAAGGCAGAAAACAAATCAGAAGTAGCAGATATAAAAGTGACATTGATTCAAACACATGTGAACTTGAAAATAGAGTGCAAAAGAAGATGTGGTCAATTGATAAAAGTAATTGTTGCTTTGGAGAATCTTAGGCTAACTATTCTTCACCTTAACATCACATCCTTTGAGTCTTCTGTACTTTACTCCCTCAATCTCAAG ATTGAAGAAGATTGTAAGCTAGGCACAGCAAATGACATAGCAGAAGCAGTTCATGAAATATTCAACTACATTAATGGTAACTAG